The Chthoniobacterales bacterium sequence ACGCCTTCATCATCGGCTACAGTGTCGTGCAGCATCAATTGCTCGATGTTAGGATCGGCCTCAGCAAATTTGCGGCCACCCTCATCCGGGTCGGGTTGCATACGATTGTCGCGCTCTTCATTCTCTCGATGTGCCTGCTTTTTCTACCCGGAGTCATCAGCAAAAACATCGTCACGATGACCATCATCGTAGTTACAACTTCTGGCGCAGCCTCCTCCTATCTCTTCCCAAAAATCCTCGGGCGCGGCAACGAAAGTCTCGAACGCCGGCTCCTCGGCGACAGCTTTCTCTACCAGGAAAAACTCTCCGACTTCATCTCCTCCATTCCGCTGGCGACTAACATTAAGCAGCTCTTCGAGGACCTCGAGGTTTTGCTGGTGAAAATCGTGGCGCTCAAGGAATACCGCATCGTCTTGCTCGACGAAATCACCCGTGGGCTGCAGTTCTTTCAAGCTTACCCGCAGGTCCTGTCCAACATCATCCGTCTGCCGACCTCCGAATCCGCCTTTTACAAAATAGTCGCGCAAACGGCCGCGGACTACTTCGTCATCGAATCCTTGAGGTCTGACGTCGCGGAAAAGTGCCGCCACGAATTGATTGAGATCTTTCTCTCCCCCGAGGCGGAGTTTTGTTTCATCCTCAAATCCGACAACATTCCGTATGGATTTTTTCTAATCAGCGGAAAGAAAAACCAGGAGCCGTTCACCAAAACCGACCTCGATCTCCTCGATTTGCTCGTCCGAAATCTGGGACTCATCATCAATCAAATCCGGTTGAAGGAGCGCATCCAAGTCGAGCAGGAAATGGATCTTCTCGGACGCATTTCCAAGGGACTCGCCCACGACTTAAATAACCTTCTAACTCCCGTCTGGACGTTATTGCAGGTTGCCTCTTCAACGGAAAATGAAGACCCAGAGATCACTGCTCTGGTCGATAGCGCGACGCAAAATGTCAGCGCGATGCGCAATTACATCCGCGATTCCCTTTTCTTTTCCACCACCATGAAACCGCAGATGGCGAATGGAAAAATCCACGACCTCGTCGCTGCTGCCCTCGGGATCATGGGGTCCCGTGCAAAGGAGAAAAGTGTCCTGCTGGAGTTTGATAATACTCGCAAGATCACCGCTGTCGTGGACGTGATCCTCCTGCAACGCCTCATTTCCAATCTCGTGTCGAACGCGATCGACGCCTCGAAAGAGGGCGGCGTCATCCAAGTGGACATCCAGTCGATCCAGCGCCGCGAGGACGAGCCCGACTGGCTGCAACTTCGTGTGATTGATCACGGCGAGGGCATCAGTCCTGCTAACTTGGAAAAGATGAAGGCGGCATTTTTTACCACCAAAGACAGCGGCGACGGCAAGCGCGGCTTCGGATTGGGGCTCGCCATCTGCCGGAAAATAGTGCATTTGCACGGGGGTACATTGAATATTTCGAGCCAAATTGGAAAAGGAACCACTGTGCAAGTCGATCTGCCCAATGGCTCGCTGCCGGTTCTCATCGCCGCCAATGAGCTGGAGGATGCCCTTCCCGCATGAAGACGCTCATCGCACTTTCACCGCAAAAAGGCTTTGCCGACGCCTTGCAAGCCGTCCTCCCGGCTGACGTCTGGCGCGTGATTCATCATGTTAGTCAGTGGGAAAAAGGATTGTTTTCCGTGCCCGGCGCAGTCGATGGAATCATCGTCGAATGCGCTCTGACCGACGTGCTCCCCGTGCGGCTGGTGGAGTCGCTCAAGAAATTACAGCCGCAGGCGCCGGTGATTCTTTACACCGATGCCGCGCTCCAGGAGTGGATCGAGGAGGCGTATCTGGCAGGCGCGAGTTACATTCTGCCCAAGCCGATTCGGGATCGATTGCTGGCGGTGATTCTCGACCGTGTCCTCCCCGAGCTTCCGGAACAATCGAATGCAACTCCCGAAAAGCGCGATTCGTCTCGTGAAAACGAGAGCGCCCGGGAATCGGCCCAGAGCGTGTCGCGCACGCTGTCCACTTTGCGCGACCTCAGCCGCGTGCTCACGCACGGCTTGGTTTCCGAGGCGCTGCCGAAACGTTTCCTCGAACTGCTGCGCGAGATTCTGGGAGTGAATCGGGCCGCGATTTTTCTGCGGAAACCTTTCTCCACGGTGAGTTCGCTCACACCCGAGGCGCCCAATTCGCGGTTACAGGCGACGTGCGCCGTGGGTTTGCCGAATGGCTTGCTGGAGTATTTCGAGCTTTCGCTGGATGGCGGCATCGGAAATTACCTCCATCGCTATGGCCGAATCCTGCGCAGCGATGCGCCGGAACTCCGCAATGACCGGGAGATTCAGAAGGAATTTGAGCTGCTCGGCACGAAAGTCGCCATCCCGATTCTGGATCGCGAGGCCTTGATCGGCGTCGCGGTTTTCGATGAGCGGCTGACGGGAGAATCTTTCTCCAGCAGTGAGCTCGCCCTCGTTTTTCATGCCTTGGAGGAGCTTGGCATGGCCATTAAAAATAGCTGGCTGCACGATGAATTAACTCACAGTCACGATCTGATGACGGAGATTCTCAGTCAGTTGACTAGTGGTTGCGTGGTCGTCGGGCAGGATCTCCAGGTGATGCATTGCAACCCGGCGGCGCGGCGGTTCCTTCTCGGCCCAGACGGGGCCAGCCGGGAGACGATCCATTTTTCCGAGCTGCCGCAAACTCTCGGCAGCCGCATTTACGAGTCGATCAAAACCGGCACGGCCATCGCGGCATTTCGCCATCGTCCCAGGGAAAATCAGGACCTCGCCTACCATGTCTCGGTGATTCCATTTAATCACAAGCACGGCTCTTCTCCGACGGCGGCGCTGATGTTGATCGATGATTTCACGCAGATCCAGCGCTCGCAGCAGTTGGAAATCGAGGCGTCGAACCTGCGCATGGTGCGCTCCATGGCTGAGCATCTTTCCCACGAAATCGGCAACGCGCTCGTCCCGATGTCCACGCACCAGCAGCTATTGAGCGAAAAATATGAGGACCCGGAATTCCGCGGCTCGCTCTCCGTCGCCCTCACTCAGGGAATCAAACGCATCTCGCGCCTGTCGAATCAGCTACTCTTTCTCACGCGCGACGAGACGCCGCGCAACGAGCCGATCGCGGCCTTAAAGCTGATCGAGGACGCCTTTAGCGACGCGCAGACGCTTTACGGGCTCAATGGCCGCCGGTTGGAGATCAATAACACTGCAGGTCCGCTCACGTTCGATGGCAACCGCGCAAGTTTGCTGCACGCGCTGAGTGAGACCTTGCTCAACGCACTCCAGTCGAGCCCGGTGGATTCGGCGGTGACCGTTCAGGTGGAAACGCAAAAGGAGGCCGATGCGACATGGGCCAAGGTGCAAATCGTCGATAAGGGCCCCGGTTTCAGCGCCGATCTGGCAACGAAGGCGACGAATCCGTTCTTTTCCACCCGCACCATTGGACCTGGACTCGGATTGACGGTGGCGAAGAAGATCATTGAGAATCATCACGGACGACTCAATCTTGTCACCGGCGAGCACAAGGGGAAAGTCGCCATCTATCTTCCACTCAAATCTGGGAATGGAGCGCCAGCGGCCTCGCAAAGCAGGATCAGCGGATCGTTATTCAGGCCGGGAAAAAATTAACATCAGGCGGCGAATCCGCAGTTTTGATATTATTTAACGATTTTATTCAGCCGAACTTCGCAGTTTTGCGGTCTGGGCATTTATTCTGCTACGAATGAGTGAAACCTTGCTCATCCCCAATTATGAAACACACCCTCACCCTCCTCACTCTCCTCGGTCTGACCTCCCCCGGTCTTTTAGCCTTGGGCACTCGTATTCCTGATCAAAACGCCGCCGCCACGGCTCGCGGCGAGGCCTTTGCCGCCACGGCGGACAATCCATCGGCTATTTATTACAACCCGGCTGGCATCACCCAGCTCGACGGCGACCAATTTTCCGTGGGCGCTTACATCATCAATCTGAAGACGGAATACACCAGTCCGACCGGAGTCACAGCGGATTCGGACAACGACACGCAAGTCGCGCCGCACCTCTATTACACCCACCAGTTTGCCGACAAACGCTTCGTCGCCGGCTTCGGTTTCTACACGCCGTATGGCCTGAGCAACGAATACCACGACGATACGCCTTTCCGCACCATCGCGAAAAAAGGTTCCATCCAGTATCTCACTTTCGCGCCGACCCTGGCCGCGAAAATCACCCGCACGCTCTCCATCGCGGGCGGCATCAACTACAACCACGCCACCGCCGAACTTAGCCAGGGAATCTTTTTTCCCGGTGACGAAAGCCGTTTCAAAGGCGACGACGGTGCCCTGTCGTTCAAGTTGGGCCTGCTCTGGCAGCCGACCGTGCAGCATTCCTTCGGCATTTCGTATCAGTCGGAGAGCCGGTTCAAACTCAAGGGCGGCTTTGAAAACAAACCCTACACCCCGCGTGAGGACGCCGTGGCGGACTTCAATTTCCCTCAGTTTTTCATCGTCGGCTACTCCTTCCGCCCAACGCCGGACTGGAATTTCGAGTTTAACTACGATTGGACCGACTGGAATGAGCTGAATAACGTCAATCTCACCACCACCTCGGGCACGACCGTGGTGATACCCTTCAACTGGAAAAGCTCCGCGTTTTACGAGTTTGGCGTCACCCGCCAGCTTGGCCACGGTTTCTCCGTCAGTGCTGGTTACATTTACAGCGAAAACTCGGTGCCCGAGGCCAACTTTTCTCCACTTGTCCCCGACTCCGAGCGCCACATTTTTAGCGCCGGCGTCGGCTATAAAAGTGATGCATGGAGCGTGAATCTGGCCTATCAATATGCGCATGGTCCTGAGCGCACCATCAGCCAGAGCATTTCTCCGTCATTGATTGGAGAATCTGCCAACGGAAAATATGAATTCAACAGCCATGCCATCAGCCTCGACTTCGGCCTCGCCTTTTGAGACCCGGCTTCTGCCGGTAATTAATGGACCCAAACGCGGCACCCTCCTCATCGTTGATGATGAAGAGGGCCCGCGCCAGTCCCTCAAAATCGTCTTCAAGGGAGAATACGACATTCTCATCGCCAAATCGGGCGAGGAAGGCGTCGAGACCTTGCGGAAAAATCCCCATACTGATGTCGTCATCAGCGACATTCGCATGACCGGAATCTCCGGCATCGAGCTGCTGGCCGCCCTGAAGAAAATCGATCAGGATATCCAGGTCATAATGCTCACGGCGTATGAAACCATCGACACCGCGCGCGCGGCGCTGCGGCTCGGTGCCTGCGATTACCTGAACAAGCCCTTCGACATTCCCGCCATCCGAGCTTCGGTGGCCGGAGCTTTGGAAAAACGCCAGATCGCCAAGCAACTTCGCAGCAACACGGAAAAACTTGGCGGCCTTCAGGAGCAAATTCAAAACGAGCGCATCGAAACCTCGATGCATCGGACTCAGGGCGAAATCTACGCCAGCGTCATCCACGATATCAACAACCCGCTTACCATCATTTCGTGCTTCTCCGAGATGATTAACAACTGCATCGGCGAGCTCCAGCAGATCGAGGGTGAAAACCTCGAAACCCTGCGCACGCACCTCGGCCAGATTACGGCGCAAGTCGGCAAGTGCCACGACATTTCCCATCGGTATCTCGGTTTCCTGCGCCAGCAAAAGGACGATCAATTCGCCGTAGATGTTCGGCAGATTTTCATCGATCTGCGCGACCTACTCAAATCTCACAAGGAAGCCCAGGGACACCCGCTTTTCATCAAGGAGCTGGAGGAGGATTTCTACGCCAAAATCAATGGCACCGACCTGATCCAGATTCTGCTGAACATCGTCATCAACGCCTTTCAAAGCTCGGCCGGCACCGCTGTCAACGTCACCGCCAACAAGCTCGACCACGCCATCGACTACGGTGTTTTTCAGGAAACGCCAACCCGGCGATTTATTAATCTGGAGGAATTTTCCAACACGGCACCGCTTGTGGAAATCATCATTTCCGACAACGGCTCCGGAATTTCCGCGGACGTTTTGCCGAGAATCTTTGAGAGTTTCTTCACGACCAAACCCGTTGGAAAAGGCACCGGTCTGGGCCTCGGCATTGTCGAGCGGCTCGTTCGCAAGGCGGGCGGCGTCCTGCACGTGGACTCGGAAGTCGGCCGCGGCACGACCTTCACGATCTACCTGCCCTGCGTTCCCAAATTGTAGTCTGCCGACTAGACCGTAAGATCCAGCAGGCCGTTGGAGGCGACGATGGAATATTTGTCCTTGTTGTCGGGGCGCGGATTCATCTCAATTTTTCCACCCGCTGCCTCGATCAGCAAAATTCCGGCAGCCACATCCCAGAGGCTGATGCCTTGCTCGATATAGGCGTCGAGCCGACCGCAACTGATGTAGGCCATGTCCAGCGCGGCGCTGCCCATGAGGCGGCATTTGCGGGCGCGATGCACCATTTTTTCGAGCATCGGCAGGCCGGCATTGATCGTGGTGCCGGTCTTGGAAAATCCCACCGAGAGGACAGCTTCCGAGAGATCGGTCCGTGAACTGACGTGAATCGTTTTTCCATTCAGCGTCGCGGGTCCGCCACGTTCCACGGCCCAGAGTTCGTTACGCATGGGATCGTAAATCACCCCGACGAGGAGCGTTTCTTTTTCGCGGAGTGCGATGGAAATGCAGAAATGCGGGATGCTGTAAAAATAGTTCACCGTGCCGTCAATGGGATCCACAATCCATTGGAAGTCGGATG is a genomic window containing:
- a CDS encoding inositol monophosphatase family protein, encoding MSQFLDIARSAALEAGAFLREHFGSELNVNALEKHDIKLELDVQTQELITKKLLTAFPDHALYGEEGIAGNSASDFQWIVDPIDGTVNYFYSIPHFCISIALREKETLLVGVIYDPMRNELWAVERGGPATLNGKTIHVSSRTDLSEAVLSVGFSKTGTTINAGLPMLEKMVHRARKCRLMGSAALDMAYISCGRLDAYIEQGISLWDVAAGILLIEAAGGKIEMNPRPDNKDKYSIVASNGLLDLTV
- a CDS encoding ATP-binding protein, with the protein product MKTLIALSPQKGFADALQAVLPADVWRVIHHVSQWEKGLFSVPGAVDGIIVECALTDVLPVRLVESLKKLQPQAPVILYTDAALQEWIEEAYLAGASYILPKPIRDRLLAVILDRVLPELPEQSNATPEKRDSSRENESARESAQSVSRTLSTLRDLSRVLTHGLVSEALPKRFLELLREILGVNRAAIFLRKPFSTVSSLTPEAPNSRLQATCAVGLPNGLLEYFELSLDGGIGNYLHRYGRILRSDAPELRNDREIQKEFELLGTKVAIPILDREALIGVAVFDERLTGESFSSSELALVFHALEELGMAIKNSWLHDELTHSHDLMTEILSQLTSGCVVVGQDLQVMHCNPAARRFLLGPDGASRETIHFSELPQTLGSRIYESIKTGTAIAAFRHRPRENQDLAYHVSVIPFNHKHGSSPTAALMLIDDFTQIQRSQQLEIEASNLRMVRSMAEHLSHEIGNALVPMSTHQQLLSEKYEDPEFRGSLSVALTQGIKRISRLSNQLLFLTRDETPRNEPIAALKLIEDAFSDAQTLYGLNGRRLEINNTAGPLTFDGNRASLLHALSETLLNALQSSPVDSAVTVQVETQKEADATWAKVQIVDKGPGFSADLATKATNPFFSTRTIGPGLGLTVAKKIIENHHGRLNLVTGEHKGKVAIYLPLKSGNGAPAASQSRISGSLFRPGKN
- a CDS encoding ATP-binding protein, which translates into the protein MSTFGSIALIASIVNIGLALLILSSNFQSTLNRVFLIWSSSVFIWNAASVPLLSPISPSEAYLWMLALQVGVFLMPASLFHVSIVTVGKNAYNHFLPWAYGIAGVFCVMLFPGWMISGVIKLRAGYWAVGNWGYYLFIVYFLALTMTTMVILYRNQRVVSPLNRRRILALLSAIVALWVFGTNDLLPIFGFTQYPFTHWEFVPIGNAASVGYAFIIGYSVVQHQLLDVRIGLSKFAATLIRVGLHTIVALFILSMCLLFLPGVISKNIVTMTIIVVTTSGAASSYLFPKILGRGNESLERRLLGDSFLYQEKLSDFISSIPLATNIKQLFEDLEVLLVKIVALKEYRIVLLDEITRGLQFFQAYPQVLSNIIRLPTSESAFYKIVAQTAADYFVIESLRSDVAEKCRHELIEIFLSPEAEFCFILKSDNIPYGFFLISGKKNQEPFTKTDLDLLDLLVRNLGLIINQIRLKERIQVEQEMDLLGRISKGLAHDLNNLLTPVWTLLQVASSTENEDPEITALVDSATQNVSAMRNYIRDSLFFSTTMKPQMANGKIHDLVAAALGIMGSRAKEKSVLLEFDNTRKITAVVDVILLQRLISNLVSNAIDASKEGGVIQVDIQSIQRREDEPDWLQLRVIDHGEGISPANLEKMKAAFFTTKDSGDGKRGFGLGLAICRKIVHLHGGTLNISSQIGKGTTVQVDLPNGSLPVLIAANELEDALPA
- a CDS encoding outer membrane protein transport protein; this encodes MKHTLTLLTLLGLTSPGLLALGTRIPDQNAAATARGEAFAATADNPSAIYYNPAGITQLDGDQFSVGAYIINLKTEYTSPTGVTADSDNDTQVAPHLYYTHQFADKRFVAGFGFYTPYGLSNEYHDDTPFRTIAKKGSIQYLTFAPTLAAKITRTLSIAGGINYNHATAELSQGIFFPGDESRFKGDDGALSFKLGLLWQPTVQHSFGISYQSESRFKLKGGFENKPYTPREDAVADFNFPQFFIVGYSFRPTPDWNFEFNYDWTDWNELNNVNLTTTSGTTVVIPFNWKSSAFYEFGVTRQLGHGFSVSAGYIYSENSVPEANFSPLVPDSERHIFSAGVGYKSDAWSVNLAYQYAHGPERTISQSISPSLIGESANGKYEFNSHAISLDFGLAF
- a CDS encoding response regulator; this encodes MNSTAMPSASTSASPFETRLLPVINGPKRGTLLIVDDEEGPRQSLKIVFKGEYDILIAKSGEEGVETLRKNPHTDVVISDIRMTGISGIELLAALKKIDQDIQVIMLTAYETIDTARAALRLGACDYLNKPFDIPAIRASVAGALEKRQIAKQLRSNTEKLGGLQEQIQNERIETSMHRTQGEIYASVIHDINNPLTIISCFSEMINNCIGELQQIEGENLETLRTHLGQITAQVGKCHDISHRYLGFLRQQKDDQFAVDVRQIFIDLRDLLKSHKEAQGHPLFIKELEEDFYAKINGTDLIQILLNIVINAFQSSAGTAVNVTANKLDHAIDYGVFQETPTRRFINLEEFSNTAPLVEIIISDNGSGISADVLPRIFESFFTTKPVGKGTGLGLGIVERLVRKAGGVLHVDSEVGRGTTFTIYLPCVPKL